TATGCTGAGCAGGAAGCATGTGTTACACTGTGCTGAAGATGTGTTCTTGTTTTGCAGGTACTGTAACAGCCACCTTCAGGTCCTCGGCTTTATCCCCAAAAAGGAACGAAAAAAGAAGCATGATGCATTGGAGGAAATGCGCTCACGGGCTCACCTGGAGTCAGTGGCACTTAACATAACTGTTCCCTCTTTAGCTCTGAAAGCTCCCAATGGTCTTGATGAACTTCCACCATCTCCCCCTTGTACTCGTCTGTTACCCCTCCCTGATGGGGAACTCCCAGACCCTTTTGCCTTTTACGAGGATGACACTGATGGGGAGGAGGTGGTTACTCCTCGGAAGGGTAACTCCATCAAGAAGAAACTACAGAGTCGGCTGGTGCTCAACCAGAAACTCTGCCATAATACGGACCTCTTTCAGCCACCTTCTGAGCACTTTAGCCCCTCCCCTGTCCCCCGTGTCCACCCCTCCTCACCTCTCAACACTCATCTCCCACGGCAGCAGTCAGGTATTCTTCAGCCACCCCAGCACTCCAATGTGACTTCCTTCATCTTCCCaggacagcagcagggtttATTATGCAATCCACCACCACCTCAGACAGTCAACTTTCTGCCTCCAGGGATGCCCGCTAATGCAGCACCCAGTCCAGTGCAACCTTCTGGGCCATCACTGAGCAGGAAAATGCCTTTCACTGCTACTCACTTGCCCGTCCGTTGCAAGGACAGTGTCGGTAACAGTCAGCGGCAAGTGGTTGTCATGCGTCCAACTACCTTCTCACCTTCTGCCAGCTGTTTAGCCAGGTTACAACATCTGGTGCAGCTCTGTGCCAAGAGACATCGGGAATATGGAGACCTCTTTCCACATCTAGGTacataatttaaatgtatttagaaCAGGTATCAGTCTGTTCTCCTTATTTGTGATTTCAGCTCTACTGTAGCTAATGAGAATTTAACCTTCTTTAATGGATGAGTTACCCTAACAAGTTGCTCTTTCAGGTTTGGACTGGTCAGAAGACAgtgctgatgatgatggtgttgatgaAGAAGAGGCACAGAAATGTATGCCTTTTCAGACCTCTTGGAAACCACAGAATGGGTTGGTATAATACCTAGACCTACAGCAATTACATTGATCTGACATTGTCTTTGTAATGACAATTTGAAATTGTTTCTCAAACAGGTTGGAAAGCGACTGTAGTTCCTCACGGAGAATGCGTTTACTGAGGCTTTGCTCATACCTCCGGGAGAAATACAAGCACATGTGTAGGCAGGAGAGGGCGATTATCCGACAAAAACGATATGGTTATGCCTTCCGCAAAGCTTTGCTACATGCTGCTGGTAACAACCCAGACTGTGCTGGCCAGCTCATCCAGGATTTTGGTGGTGCCTCTCGAAGCTCCACAAGGTATTCTCACCTATGTCATAATTAGTAAATTTCGTTAAAGATGACTGCCCTAATATTACACCCATGTATTAGTAAAACCTGCAAGTTTGCTTTTACTTTCTATCCTTTTCAAATTTACACTGTACAAGAGAAGTgtagagtgttgttgtttttctcagtcCTTCTGTATGTTTCAGTGTTGCTCCAGCAAAGCAAGAGAACACAGAAACGGGGACCTGCACAGGCAGCACTAAGGGCCAGGCCTGCAGCAACAGAGCTCTGCCTTTTACTCAACACTGCTTTCAGCGTATCCTTTGCAATACTTCACGGACTGCACTGCTGGTTCACTGAAAGTGCATCACAATGGCTGTTATCTCATGTAACTATGATGCATTTAAATTTCAGCTGTATGCACTTTACTAAAAAGTTGCACCTGTGTTAGAATATCATACTCGCATGTCCTGTGTTGTATATGTTGTGTTATTTCCTTTACCGTTCTCTGTAGACATTCTATTGAATCGTTCCCAGCAGCTCTTTGCTAGTTGCACAGCCAAATTTGCAGATGGTCAGCAGTGCTCCATCCCTGTGTTTGATATCACGCATCAGACACCCCTCTGTGAAGAGCATGCCAAAAAGATGGTGAGTTCAGTTTTCCAGAAAGTTTCACCTTTCACTGTGTTGGAAGAGTTGGATgagatttaaacatttcaaaacatagAACAAGATTGACATAGGTAGGTTAGCTAAGAGTTAAGAATGGGAACAGGGGTAAATAGGCTGGCTCTGTCCAAAGGTAACAGGATCTGATCATTAGTACCTGTACAGATCACTGATTAACATGTATTGTAGTCAGTGATTCAGCAACCAAAAGGAACTACATACAAGGGGTTACTAAGTAAGCTTTAGACATGCTCAACTAAAGGACCATTAACTTACTTGTAGCATTCCTTATTGTGAATCTTTGTTATTTTGACTTGGTGCTCCTCCATATAATCCCTCACAGGATAACTTCCTACGTGGGGACGGAAACCGACGTGTGCAGCACCAGCAACAGCGAAAGCCACGTAAAAAGACCAAACCACCGGCACTcaccaaaaaacacaagaagaagaggaggagagggccaCGACGGCCTCAGAAACCCATCCCTCCGGCGCTGCCACAGGGGAACCTGGGAATGCCTTCTATAAGCCTAACAATGCCCTCACAGGCCAGCATTAGGTGCACTCCAGCTCTTGTCTCTGTTCTATTAGGGTTAATAATTGAGTCACATAAAACACCCTTCACTTATTCTATCCTAAACTtttccccccacccccaacaTCTCACTCATTGCAGGAGCCCTTCAACTCCAGACCTGAGTACCGAAGAGCttcctgatgacatcaccaACGAAATGGCAGACATTCCAAATGACCTTGAGCTAAACCAGGAGGATTTCTCTGATGTGTTACCCAGACTACCCGATGACCTGCAGGACTTTGACTTGTTTGAAGGttctttttacatttcattcttTTGCACTGCTATGCCTGTTATATATTCAGTCACAAAGGTGCCTTGTCTGCACATCTGGGAATGTATCAATATCAAAATCTCACAATAAGACAATATTGCGGTAACAAGTCAGTTGTGTTATTGTGATAGTATTATAGCACAGAGTATCTCATGAAGTCCATCCACCTGTGATGAGTGATATGCACTGTGATTACTGAGGTTCTGTGTAACTTTATCTTTTGTCTCTTTGAAGAGAGCTGGTAATAGTAGAAATAGTGCCGGGTTACTTGTGCAACCTACAGCTTTCTGCTCTGttccactggaaaaaaaaaactggaacaGAAGTCGTATTGCTTGATTCTGTCACATGTCTAAGACAgtattgtgtctgtgtttgtgtaggtAAGAACGGCGATCTCCTGCCCACCACAgaagaggctgaggagctggtgCGAGCACTGCAGGCAATGGGGTCCTACCCAGACTCTTTAGTGTGCCTGACCTCAATGGCGGACCTGGCCCCATCTGAAGGCGTGGACCACCGAGCATTGACTGTGTTCTCTGGTCCAGTTCAGCCGGGGAATATGGGGGATCTGCTCAGCAGCCGCATCCCTACAGAGAATTATACTAGTCTGGAGCTAGAGGACAACATACTGCAGTCCGGTGGGGGACACTTTCCCCCCTCGCCTCCATCTCAG
This genomic interval from Solea solea chromosome 2, fSolSol10.1, whole genome shotgun sequence contains the following:
- the ino80da gene encoding INO80 complex subunit Da — encoded protein: MYEGKHIHFSEVDNKPLCSYSPKLCKQRRLNGYAFCIRHVLEDKTAPFKQCEYVAKYNSQRCTNPIPKSEDRRYCNSHLQVLGFIPKKERKKKHDALEEMRSRAHLESVALNITVPSLALKAPNGLDELPPSPPCTRLLPLPDGELPDPFAFYEDDTDGEEVVTPRKGNSIKKKLQSRLVLNQKLCHNTDLFQPPSEHFSPSPVPRVHPSSPLNTHLPRQQSGILQPPQHSNVTSFIFPGQQQGLLCNPPPPQTVNFLPPGMPANAAPSPVQPSGPSLSRKMPFTATHLPVRCKDSVGNSQRQVVVMRPTTFSPSASCLARLQHLVQLCAKRHREYGDLFPHLGLDWSEDSADDDGVDEEEAQKCMPFQTSWKPQNGLESDCSSSRRMRLLRLCSYLREKYKHMCRQERAIIRQKRYGYAFRKALLHAAGNNPDCAGQLIQDFGGASRSSTSVAPAKQENTETGTCTGSTKGQACSNRALPFTQHCFQHILLNRSQQLFASCTAKFADGQQCSIPVFDITHQTPLCEEHAKKMDNFLRGDGNRRVQHQQQRKPRKKTKPPALTKKHKKKRRRGPRRPQKPIPPALPQGNLGMPSISLTMPSQASIRSPSTPDLSTEELPDDITNEMADIPNDLELNQEDFSDVLPRLPDDLQDFDLFEGKNGDLLPTTEEAEELVRALQAMGSYPDSLVCLTSMADLAPSEGVDHRALTVFSGPVQPGNMGDLLSSRIPTENYTSLELEDNILQSGGGHFPPSPPSQPTNQPLTSSSSPVASSTTSLLTQTSITERTFSRTHTSLVMAKSDAPTSSPQGSHYSSEHVPSPYSDHISSPHASSFQTDTPLLLEVPLSGVPGAPRSSWNNLTLPLTDPTQFGNLIGAESHLISTSLSTPPATTTHSVTLQPMAALSAMPQSGMTGLTTPPAPSSSLPSSSHDLLNSTQPKQQLPQFSAAFGHQLASHSGIPKDVQPSHSSTAPPAGFSVVSATAASANSATPPFTQSK